The window CAGTCATGACGGTGGCATGTATCACTCCACCGGACAACTTTCCATCTGTTCCAGAAATAGTCTTTGAAAAATTAGAATTTGTCAATACTTCAGGTGCAGATTCATTGATGGTGACCATTGGATTCAGAGATGCAGAAGGTGATATTGGACTCAATCCGACCGATATCAATCCTCCCTTCAACGCCATTAATTTTATCAGAGACGCGGGAGGAAGTGTGATCACTTACAGCCAAAGACCTCCAGGTGCACCTAATTACAACCGACTAGACTGGGCAATCAACCCAACTATCAACAATCAAGTATTTAGAGATACTGTCTGGGTAGAACAAAACCCTGATCACAATAATATTTTTGTCAAATTCTTTATCAAACGAAATGGTGTATTCCAAGAATTCAGATGGGAAGACCCTCCATTTTTCACAACTTTCAATGGTCGTTTTCCGAGAATTCTCCCAGACAATAGAACACAAGCTGTAGAAGGAAGTATCCGCTACAATATGCTTTCCTTTGGTTGGGAGTCAATTTTCCGAAATGACACCTTGAGAATTGATGTGCAAATTCAAGATAGGCAATTGAACAAAAGTAACGTGGTCTCTAGTCCTGAACTCACGCTCAATCAAATCACGAGGAGGTAACATTAAAATAGATTTCACTAAAGTTTGGCTAAAAATGCCAAACTTTTCTTTTTTAGGCGGTTTTGGCAAGAAAAATGTTGAATTGATTAAAATTATCGATCTTAAGTATATGCTTATCGTATTTACTCAAAGTTGCATATTTATTCTTTTACTAAACATCGTACACTATGAAAAAATCACTTTATCTAACACTCTTGATAGCTCTGATAGGTTTTACAGAATCTTTCGCTCAGGGCTTGAACTTTGGAATCAAAGGTGGCGCTAACTTCGCCAATTTTGCTGGGAATGTTGAGGATTTCAACCAAGAAAGCATTACTTCCTATCATGCAGGTGCATTTGTAGAGCTTGGTTTAAGTTCTAAATTCTCCATTCAACCAGAAATACTGTATTCGACAGTTGGGTCGAATCTAACTTTTGCAGGAGCACAGGAAGATTTCAAAAATGAATTGGGTTACCTATCAATCCCTGTATTGGCAAGAATCTACTTGATCCCTAACAGGCTAAGCTTGGATTTAGGACCGCAAGTATCCTTCTTGATGAGTGAGTCTCAAAATGTGGATGTCTCTGATTCAAATACTTTTGACTTTGCATTAGCAGGTGGTGCTACACTACATTTATTAGGGCCACTTTTCGTACAAGGAAGGTATAATCTGGGTCTTACCGATGTAAAGCCTGACGCCGAGGTTACCAATAGAGTGGTACAACTCTCAGTGGGATTAAGGTTCTAATATTTTAAATTAAAAATATTTCAGAAAGTCCCTTTTGGGACTTTCTGCATTTAGAGAAAATCGAAATCAACGAAATCATTTCGGGGATAAAGGAGTTATATAGGTGTATCTTGTTTTTAATCTTACCTTATTTATACTTTATGAAATGCTCATCAAAAACAAGTTTCTATCCGAATAGTAATTATTTTGAGCATTCCATCTGAACCCTTAAAACAAACCACAAACAGATGAAAGCATCAGATCTTTTTGTCAAAGCATTGGAAAACGAAGGAGTGGAATACATTTTCGCCGTACCAGGCGAGGAAAACTTAGACCTCCTTCAATCTCTCAAGAATTCTAAAATCAAACTTATCCTTACCAGGCATGAGCAAGGAGCGGGCTTCATGGCAGCTACCTATGGTAGATTGACCGGCAAACCCGGCGTCTGTATGGCCACTCTAGGCCCTGGAGCTACAAATCTGGTAACTCCAGCTGCCTACGCGCATCTTGGAGGAATGCCCATGATGATGATTACAGGACAAAAACCAATCAAAAAAAGTAAACAGGCTAGATTTCAAATCATCGATGTAGTGGACATGATGAGACCTGTAACCAAATACACCAAGCAGATTGTGAATAGCAACAATATCGCTTCTCAAGTAAGAGAGGCATTTAGAATTGCTATTGAAGAGAAACCAGGAACGGTACATTTAGAATTCCCTGAGGATATTGCTCAAGAAGAATGTGAAGAGACGGTATTTGAAGTCACTGGCCACATCATCCCAAACCCTGACGAATTAGCTATAGATCAAGCTGTTAAAATGATCGAAAAATCAAAAATGCCATTACTATTGATTGGTGCAGGAGCAAATAGAAAAGTCACCTGTGATGCATTGAAAGGATTTGTAGATCATTCTGGCATATACTTCTTCAATACTCAAATGGGAAAAGGGGTCATAGACGAAAGACACCCTAAATACCTTGGAACAGCAGCTTTATCAAGTAATGATTTTCTCCATGCAGCCATTGAAGCAGCTGATTTGATCATCAATGTAGGACATGATGTAATTGAGAAACCTCCCTTCTTCATGAAGCAAGGAGGTAAAAAAGTAATTCATGTAAACTTTTCTCCAGCAGAGGTTGATCCTGTTTATTTCCCACAACTCAATGTAGTGGGGGATATTACCAGCGCAGTAAATGCCATTTCGACTCAGATTGAGCCACAGGATCATTGGGATTTCAATTTCTTCAAAAAAGTTAAGGAGGAGGTTTCTTCGCATCTTGGCAAATATTTTGAAGATGAAAGATTCCCTATGCTTCCACAAAGATTGGTCAATCTATTGAGAACCCATCTAGCATCAGAGGATATCATTACCTTAGATAATGGGGTATATAAGCTTTGGTTTGCGAGAAATTACATTTGCCACCAACCTAACACCCTACTCCTAGACAACGCGCTTGCTTCGATGGGTGCAGGATTACCTTCAGCTTTGATGGTCAAATTGTTAAATCCAAACAAACGAGTAGTTTCTGTTTGTGGCGATGGTGGATTTATGATGAATTCGCAAGAAATGGAAACAGCTGTTAGGTTGAATCTCAACCTTACTGTAATCATTTTGAATGATTCGGCATATGGAATGATCAAGTGGAAGCAGGAAGATATGGGGTTTGATGATTTCGGTTTGGATTATAAAAACCCAGATTTTGTTAAATATGCAGAAAGCTATGGAGCTAATGGCTACAGACCTGAAAGTGATCAGGATTTTCAAAAGATCTTAGCTCATTGTCTCAATTCGGATGGCGTTCACTTGATAGATCTTCCAGTAGATTACTCACTGAATCATCCTATACTCAATGTAATGTTAAAAGAAAAAGTAAACAAACTATGAGCAATTCGAAAACTTTAAAAGTACATAATCCATATAATCAACAACTAATTAAAGAAATCCCGATGGTAGGCAAAACTGAAGTGGAAAAAGCACTTGAGATAGCCTTCAAACTTTTTCAGGATAGAAAAAAATGGATTCCTTCCTTCAAAAAAATAGAAATCTTGGAAAGCGTCCAAGAAATCATGAAAAGCAAAATTGAAGAGCTGACCAAAACCGCGGCTGAAGAAGGTGGTAAACCCTATCAGGATTCAAAAGTGGAAGTTCTTCGCGCAATCAATGGAGTAAAAATCGCCGCCCAAGAAATTGGTCAACTTGCAGGAAAGCAAATTCCGATGGGACTTACTCAAGCTTCCATCAATAGAATCGCATTCACAACTCGAGAACCTATCGGCGTAGTAGCATCGATTTCTGCTTTCAATCACCCTCTAAACTTGATTATTCATCAAACAGTAACTGCATTTGCCGCAGGCTGTCCTGTCATCATCAAGCCAGCATCAACTACGCCATTGTCTTGTTTGGCATTTCTTAAAATTCTGAAAAAAGCAGGTGTTCCTGATGGATGGGTTCAGTCAATCATAACAGATAACGAGTCTGCTGAAGCGTTAGTCACAGATCACCGAGTCAATTTCTTATCTTTTATCGGTTCTGCCAAAGTAGGTTGGTATTTGAAATCTAAAGTTGCCGAGGGTACTCGTGTAGCAATGGAGCATGGTGGAGCTGCACCAGTGATTGTGGAAAAAGATGCGGATTTGGAAGAAATGATCCCTGCACTTACTAAAGGTGGATTCTATCATGCTGGACAAGTTTGTGTTTCAGTTCAAAAGGTGTTTGTTCATGAAGACATTGCAAGAAATGTCGCTGAGAAAATAGCAAAAGAAGCCAAAAACCTCATAGTTGGTGATCCTTTAGACAAAAAGACGGAGGTTGGCCCACTGATTTTACCCAAAGAAGTTGATCGAATTGAAGAATGGGTGAATGAAGCCCAAGAAAGTGGGGCAGAAGTTCTATGTGGTGGAAAAAGAATATCTAACACCTGTTTTGAGCCGACAGTTTTATGGAATCCTTCACAAGATATCTCAGTTTCCAAAGAAGAAATTTTCGGTCCAGTAGTTTGTATTTATCCATACAAGGAAAGAGAAAAAGCAATTGATCTTGCTAATGCTCTCCCTTATCATTTCCAAGCAGCAGTATTCACAAAAGAATTAGAAGTTGCCTTAGATACCGTTCAAAAACTCAATGCAACAGCAGTAATGGTTAATGACCACACCGCTTTTAGAGTAGATTGGATGCCGTTTGGAGGAAGAGATGCATCAGGTGAAGGTCTAGGAGGAATCCCCTACTCTATGCACGAAATGACAAGAGAGAAGTTAATGGTAATCAAAAGTAAAATGCTCTAACCGTTAAATCATGGAAATCAAACATCAAAAACTAAAAAATAAAGGTCAATTCGATCTTTATGACAGTTCTAAAAAAATAGGGCTAATGACTTATCAATTGGATGGAAAAGGGAAAATGACAATTAATCATACAGAAGTAAATGCAAAAGATCAGGGAGGGGGATTAGGTGAAAAACTAGTCTTAGAAGGAGTTCAATTCGCCCGGTCTGAAAATTTAAAAATTCATCCTCAATGTCCATTTGCAAAATCAATATTTGATAAAAATGAAAGCATCCAAGATATCGAAATCTAATTTCTATTTAAAATTTCTTATACTGTATAATCAAAAATCAGAAATATGAAAGAATATTCAAATGGCGACGTAACTATCACTTGGAAGCCCGAAAAATGCATCCATTCAGGAGCATGTGTAAAAGGACTTGGTAAGTCTTTGGGATTTTTGGTAGGTGCATTAGTCTTGGGAACAGCTTTCCCACATTTGGTTAGAAGCTTAACAGATCAACTCCCTTGGGAGTTTGCAATATATTCTACCAGTGCTTTGGCAGTTTTTGGAGGATTTCTGATTCTTACTTTTGTTCCCGATGGACCTTACAGAAAGGCTAGTAAGGCCTTCAATCCATCTGCATTTTTTAAAGTCTTTCAAATTAAAAAATTCCGCTCAGCGGCATTTGGATATTTTGGCCATATGTGGGAATTATATGCTTTTTGGGCATTTATCCCTATTATTTTGATCCACTTTCAAACACTAAATAACCAAGAAATCAACAACTCATTTTGGTCCTTTTTGATTATAGCAATAGGAGGAATTTCATGTGCTTTAGGGGGATTAATTTCTCAAAAAATTCACCCAACAACAATCGCGAAAGTTGCTTTGACTATCTCAGGGGTTTGTTGTTTACTTTCCCCATTTTTGATCAACCAATCTTCGTTCATCCTTTTAATCACTATCCTCCTTATCTGGGGACTCGCTGTAACTGCTGATTCACCTATGTTTTCTACACTTGTAGCCCAAAATGCCCCTTCAGATTCAAGAGGGACTTCACTAACTATCGTAAATAGCATAGGATTTGCGATTACGATCCTTAGCATTCAGTTACTCAATTTTTTGATGATTGAGATCCCAACCCAATATCTATTTCTTATTTTAGCTATTGGCCCCCTATTCGGACTAATTTCAACATTCAAAACAAACCCAGTAAAGTATGTCAAAAGACAATAAATGGAAAGAAGAGCTTGACTTACTCAAATCTATCGTAGAACAAAAAACCACCCTGCAGCATACAATCAAATGGGGAATTGATGTCTATACTTTTAAAGGACATAATATTATAGGAATCTGTGGATTCAAAAACTATTTTGGAATATGGTTTTACAATGGAGTTTTTCTCAAAGACCCAAAAAATGTATTCATCAATGCACAAGAAGGAAAAACAAAAGCACTGCGGCAATGGCGACTCAATTCGATGGAAGAAATCGATGAAAAGACATTAATTTCTTATATAGAAGAGGCAATTGATAATGAAAAGCAAGGAAAAAGGTGGGTAGCAGAAAAAATCGACAATATAGAAATAACTGGGGTTTTAGCTGATGCCTTATCAGGAAATGATGAACTCGAAGCAGCATTTGAAAAACTAAGTCTCTCCAAACAAAAAGAGTATGCTGACTACATCATCGAAGCCAAAAGAGAGGCAACTCAAATCTCAAGACTTGAAAAAATAAAACCTCTCATCATTGCAGGAAAAGGACTGAATGATCAATATAAAAAGTAGCATGCTTTTCCTTTATTGTTTCAGTAGGTAAAGAAAACACTCGAAATTATACGGAGAATTATCAATGATCAACTGCTGAAGGAATTTAAATGAATATACTATTTTAAGTGTCTACTGGAAAGGAAAGAGATTTAAAGAAAAAAACTATTAAACATACTCACTTGTTAAGCATTTCATGAAACCTAAATACCTTTTTGCACTTTTAGTGCCTGCTATTATGATTTACATGATAGTAAAACCAGTAGAACAAATTGAAATGAACTTCACTTCCAATTCCTCTTTGAAAACCACGGCCCCTAGTCCAAACTGGAAAGGAACTCCAATAGATTCCAAAGGTAGATTTTCGAATTTATATCATCCATTCGAAGCTTCATTAAAAGACGTACTGAAATGGAAATTGAGTACAAACCCACAGAACGAAGAAAAGAAAAATGACACTCGCAGTTTACCCATCTCTTCACAAACTTTTGACTTCCAAACAAAAGAAGATTACATTATTTGGCTTGGACATGCAAGTTATTTGATGCAACTAAATGGGATCACATTTGTCACAGATCCAATATTGATGGATAATTTTTTCTTGAAAAGAAAAAGTAAATTACCTTTTCTATTAGAGAACTTCCCAAAAATTGATTATCTCCTCTTGTCACATAATCATAGAGATCATTGTGATGAATCAACTATTGAATGGTTGATCGAACAAAATCCTCAGATAGAAATTTTAACAGGATTGGGAATGAAATCTGTAATATCCTCATGGATCGATGATCAGGAAGTACAAGAAGCCGGCTGGTATCAATCCTACAATCTTCCTATTGAATCCTTAGAAATTCATTTTGTCCCTAGCCGACATTGGTCAAAAAGATGGTTGAACGATGACAACAAAAGTCTTTG is drawn from Belliella baltica DSM 15883 and contains these coding sequences:
- a CDS encoding porin family protein, which produces MKKSLYLTLLIALIGFTESFAQGLNFGIKGGANFANFAGNVEDFNQESITSYHAGAFVELGLSSKFSIQPEILYSTVGSNLTFAGAQEDFKNELGYLSIPVLARIYLIPNRLSLDLGPQVSFLMSESQNVDVSDSNTFDFALAGGATLHLLGPLFVQGRYNLGLTDVKPDAEVTNRVVQLSVGLRF
- a CDS encoding YdeI/OmpD-associated family protein; protein product: MSKDNKWKEELDLLKSIVEQKTTLQHTIKWGIDVYTFKGHNIIGICGFKNYFGIWFYNGVFLKDPKNVFINAQEGKTKALRQWRLNSMEEIDEKTLISYIEEAIDNEKQGKRWVAEKIDNIEITGVLADALSGNDELEAAFEKLSLSKQKEYADYIIEAKREATQISRLEKIKPLIIAGKGLNDQYKK
- a CDS encoding MBL fold metallo-hydrolase, giving the protein MKPKYLFALLVPAIMIYMIVKPVEQIEMNFTSNSSLKTTAPSPNWKGTPIDSKGRFSNLYHPFEASLKDVLKWKLSTNPQNEEKKNDTRSLPISSQTFDFQTKEDYIIWLGHASYLMQLNGITFVTDPILMDNFFLKRKSKLPFLLENFPKIDYLLLSHNHRDHCDESTIEWLIEQNPQIEILTGLGMKSVISSWIDDQEVQEAGWYQSYNLPIESLEIHFVPSRHWSKRWLNDDNKSLWGGFYLKSNEKSIYFMSDSGQGQHFEDIKNTLGSPEYSIMGIGAYKPEWFMYQSHISPLNAIDAFNSMGGKYFIPMHYGTFDLSDEPILEPWDVLSANQNKIKGQLVEPILGLNLLQE
- a CDS encoding MFS transporter, producing the protein MKEYSNGDVTITWKPEKCIHSGACVKGLGKSLGFLVGALVLGTAFPHLVRSLTDQLPWEFAIYSTSALAVFGGFLILTFVPDGPYRKASKAFNPSAFFKVFQIKKFRSAAFGYFGHMWELYAFWAFIPIILIHFQTLNNQEINNSFWSFLIIAIGGISCALGGLISQKIHPTTIAKVALTISGVCCLLSPFLINQSSFILLITILLIWGLAVTADSPMFSTLVAQNAPSDSRGTSLTIVNSIGFAITILSIQLLNFLMIEIPTQYLFLILAIGPLFGLISTFKTNPVKYVKRQ
- a CDS encoding aldehyde dehydrogenase family protein, producing MSNSKTLKVHNPYNQQLIKEIPMVGKTEVEKALEIAFKLFQDRKKWIPSFKKIEILESVQEIMKSKIEELTKTAAEEGGKPYQDSKVEVLRAINGVKIAAQEIGQLAGKQIPMGLTQASINRIAFTTREPIGVVASISAFNHPLNLIIHQTVTAFAAGCPVIIKPASTTPLSCLAFLKILKKAGVPDGWVQSIITDNESAEALVTDHRVNFLSFIGSAKVGWYLKSKVAEGTRVAMEHGGAAPVIVEKDADLEEMIPALTKGGFYHAGQVCVSVQKVFVHEDIARNVAEKIAKEAKNLIVGDPLDKKTEVGPLILPKEVDRIEEWVNEAQESGAEVLCGGKRISNTCFEPTVLWNPSQDISVSKEEIFGPVVCIYPYKEREKAIDLANALPYHFQAAVFTKELEVALDTVQKLNATAVMVNDHTAFRVDWMPFGGRDASGEGLGGIPYSMHEMTREKLMVIKSKML
- a CDS encoding acetolactate synthase large subunit → MKASDLFVKALENEGVEYIFAVPGEENLDLLQSLKNSKIKLILTRHEQGAGFMAATYGRLTGKPGVCMATLGPGATNLVTPAAYAHLGGMPMMMITGQKPIKKSKQARFQIIDVVDMMRPVTKYTKQIVNSNNIASQVREAFRIAIEEKPGTVHLEFPEDIAQEECEETVFEVTGHIIPNPDELAIDQAVKMIEKSKMPLLLIGAGANRKVTCDALKGFVDHSGIYFFNTQMGKGVIDERHPKYLGTAALSSNDFLHAAIEAADLIINVGHDVIEKPPFFMKQGGKKVIHVNFSPAEVDPVYFPQLNVVGDITSAVNAISTQIEPQDHWDFNFFKKVKEEVSSHLGKYFEDERFPMLPQRLVNLLRTHLASEDIITLDNGVYKLWFARNYICHQPNTLLLDNALASMGAGLPSALMVKLLNPNKRVVSVCGDGGFMMNSQEMETAVRLNLNLTVIILNDSAYGMIKWKQEDMGFDDFGLDYKNPDFVKYAESYGANGYRPESDQDFQKILAHCLNSDGVHLIDLPVDYSLNHPILNVMLKEKVNKL
- a CDS encoding GNAT family N-acetyltransferase, coding for MEIKHQKLKNKGQFDLYDSSKKIGLMTYQLDGKGKMTINHTEVNAKDQGGGLGEKLVLEGVQFARSENLKIHPQCPFAKSIFDKNESIQDIEI